A single Pyxicephalus adspersus chromosome 8, UCB_Pads_2.0, whole genome shotgun sequence DNA region contains:
- the EMC3 gene encoding ER membrane protein complex subunit 3 — protein MTEPELLLDSNIRLWVVLPIVFITFFVGMIRHYVSILLQSDKKLTQEQVSDSQVLIRSRVLRENGKYIPKQSFLMRKFYFNNAEDGFFKKTKRKVVPPSPMTDPTMLTDMMKGNVTNVLPMILIGGWINMTFSGFVTTKVPFPLTLRFKPMLQQGIELLSLDASWVSSASWYFLNVFGLRSIYSLILGQDNAADQSRVMQEQMTGAAMAMPADTNKAFKTEWEALELTDHQWALEDLEEDLMGADLNFEGMFKRELQTAMF, from the exons ATGACGGAGCCAGAACTTCTGCTGGATTCCAATATCCGATTGTGGGTGGTGCTGCCCATCGTCTTCATCACCTTCTTTGTGGGGATGATCCGCCATTATGTGTCCATCCTCCTCCAGAGTGACAAGAAACTGACACAGGAGCAAGTGTCTGACAG TCAGGTTCTAATCCGCAGCAGAGTTCTCCGAGAAAATGGCAAATACATTCCCAAGCAG TCTTTCCTAATGAGGAAATTTTACTTCAACAACGCAGAGGACGGATTCTTCAAAAAGACGAAGAGGAAAGTGGTGCCGCCTTCGCCAATGACAG ATCCCACTATGCTGACTGATATGATGAAGGGGAACGTCACCAACGTACTTCCCATGATCCTCATCGGCGGATGGATCAACATGACCTTCTCAGGGTTTGTGACAA CCAAGGTCCCCTTTCCACTGACTCTGCGCTTCAAGCCGATGCTACAGCAGGGAATTGAGCTGCTTTCTTTGGACGCCTCGTG GGTGAGCTCCGCTTCCTGGTACTTCCTAAATGTTTTTGGCTTAAGAAGCATCTACTCGCTGATTCTTGGACAGGATAATG CTGCTGACCAATCCCGTGTCATGCAGGAACAGATGACCGGAGCTGCCATGGCAATGCCGGCTGATACCAACAAGGCATTTAAG ACGGAATGGGAAGCCCTGGAACTGACAGATCATCAGTGGGCATTGGAGGACTTGGAGGAGGACCTGATGGGGGCCGACCTGAACTTCGAGGGGATGTTTAAACGAGAGCTGCAGACGGCCATGTTCTGA
- the LOC140336861 gene encoding natural cytotoxicity triggering receptor 3-like isoform X1 has product MRSLQLLLLLVGPLQGFASQAIHVWQIPVISAVGGSSVTLPCVYNISSEQEATIGSYKWYKHLLHTGMEISNSKELIGRISRTATDQFIERRSASIILHRVGSSDSGIYYCEVIFQIGGDVTAHGNGTFLNVTGFVGFLDNPWPRNVSNCSCSNISQKGHNICIVLKVVGFVVTLLTALISYLCARMGH; this is encoded by the exons ATGAGAAGTTTGCAGCTTCTCCTGCTGCTGGTGGGACCCCTTCAAG GGTTTGCATCGCAAGCTATCCATGTGTGGCAAATTCCAGTGATATCGGCAGTAGGGGGCAGTTCCGTCACCTTACCTTGTGTCTACAACATCAGTAGTGAGCAGGAAGCCACCATTGGGTCCTACAAGTGGTACAAACACCTGCTACATACTGGGATGGAGATCTCAAACAGCAAGGAATTAATTGGTCGAATCTCCAGAACCGCAACAGATCAATTCATCGAAAGACGTTCAGCCTCCATTATCCTACACAGGGTTGGATCTTCAGATTCTGGAATCTATTACTGTGAGGTTATCTTCCAGATTGGTGGCGATGTCACTGCACATGGAAATGGGACATTCCTTAATGTGACAG GATTCGTGGGATTCTTGGATAATCCATGGCCCAGAAATGTTTCAAATTGCAGCTGTTCCA aCATTTCACAGAAGGGACACAACATCTGCATCGTGCTGAAGGTTGTGGGATTCGTGGTGACTTTACTGACTGCCCTCATCAGCTATCTGTGTGCCAGAATGG GTCACTGA
- the LOC140336861 gene encoding natural cytotoxicity triggering receptor 3-like isoform X2: MRSLQLLLLLVGPLQGFASQAIHVWQIPVISAVGGSSVTLPCVYNISSEQEATIGSYKWYKHLLHTGMEISNSKELIGRISRTATDQFIERRSASIILHRVGSSDSGIYYCEVIFQIGGDVTAHGNGTFLNVTDISQKGHNICIVLKVVGFVVTLLTALISYLCARMGH, translated from the exons ATGAGAAGTTTGCAGCTTCTCCTGCTGCTGGTGGGACCCCTTCAAG GGTTTGCATCGCAAGCTATCCATGTGTGGCAAATTCCAGTGATATCGGCAGTAGGGGGCAGTTCCGTCACCTTACCTTGTGTCTACAACATCAGTAGTGAGCAGGAAGCCACCATTGGGTCCTACAAGTGGTACAAACACCTGCTACATACTGGGATGGAGATCTCAAACAGCAAGGAATTAATTGGTCGAATCTCCAGAACCGCAACAGATCAATTCATCGAAAGACGTTCAGCCTCCATTATCCTACACAGGGTTGGATCTTCAGATTCTGGAATCTATTACTGTGAGGTTATCTTCCAGATTGGTGGCGATGTCACTGCACATGGAAATGGGACATTCCTTAATGTGACAG aCATTTCACAGAAGGGACACAACATCTGCATCGTGCTGAAGGTTGTGGGATTCGTGGTGACTTTACTGACTGCCCTCATCAGCTATCTGTGTGCCAGAATGG GTCACTGA
- the LOC140337287 gene encoding natural cytotoxicity triggering receptor 3-like, whose translation MGPLQVLLFLGNLPGFLSQMIHVQQIPVIWATEGSSVTLPCYYNISGGNSSIGSFKWYRHKAVSSAEVSDNSTHFHGRVSEADLNKFISERSATITLHKVEKTDLGMYFCEVRLLFSQEISGHGNGTFLNVTGVQSVPYYESSFLYGKIAGGVLLLAVLSAIIYYIYSRQGSSSIQDGNPISYSDFMTPRPPNEAHSNPLTPQEQTVRFLTVFMCQWYLFLSLSSSRLLWPSFWWFYISIYMKLCNVISFAVNLSSLNV comes from the exons ATGGGGCCTCTGCAAGTGCTGCTGTTCCTGGGGAACCTACCAG GATTCCTATCACAAATGATCCATGTACAACAGATTCCGGTAATATGGGCCACAGAGGGCAGTTCGGTCACCTTGCCGTGTTACTACAACATCAGTGGTGGGAATAGCAGCATTGGGTCCTTCAAGTGGTACAGACACAAAGCAGTGAGCAGTGCAGAGGTCTCTGACAACAGTACCCATTTCCATGGACGGGTCTCCGAAGCAGATCTTAATAAGTTCATCAGTGAACGATCAGCCACCATTACTCTGCACAAAGTGGAGAAGACAGATCTCGGGATGTATTTCTGTGAAGTCAGACTTCTGTTTAGCCAAGAAATATCTGGACATGGAAATGGGACATTCCTCAATGTGACAG gtgtacAATCTGTACCATATTATGAATCCTCCTTCCTATATGGCAAAATAGCTGGTGGGGTCCTACTTCTGGCAGTGTTGTCAgcaattatatattacatatactccCGGCAAG GCTCCTCCTCCATCCAGGATGG CAATCCAATCTCCTACAGCGACTTCATGACTCCAA GACCCCCGAATGAAGCTCACAGCAACCCCCTGACACCACAGGAACAAACCGTAAGATTTCTGACTGTGTTCATGTGTCAGTGGTATCTCTtcttatcattatcatcatcccGCTTGCTGTGGCCCTCTTTTTGGTGGTTCTATATTTCTATTTACATGaaactatgtaatgtaattagTTTTGCAGTGAATTTGTCCAGTTTAAATGTTTAG
- the LOC140336862 gene encoding natural cytotoxicity triggering receptor 3-like has protein sequence MGALQVLLFLGILPGFLSQMIHVQQIPVKWATEGSSVTLPCYYNISGGNTSIGSFKWYRHKAVSNVEVSDNSTHFHGRVSEADVNKFISEQSATITLHNVEKADLGMYFCEVRLLFSQEISGHGNGTFLNVTDAKSAPEAYKSFHIYIARFVGGVLYLAVLSAVVCYVYFKHGSSSIQDGNPIAYSDFMTPRPPDAAHSNPLTPQEQT, from the exons ATGGGGGCTCTGCAAGTGCTGCTGTTCCTGGGGATCCTACCAG GATTCCTATCACAAATGATCCATGTACAACAGATTCCGGTAAAATGGGCCACAGAGGGCAGTTCGGTCACCTTGCCGTGTTACTACAACATCAGTGGTGGGAATACCAGCATTGGGTCCTTCAAGTGGTACAGACACAAAGCAGTGAGCAATGTAGAGGTCTCTGACAACAGTACCCATTTCCATGGACGGGTCTCCGAAGCAGATGTTAATAAGTTCATCAGTGAACAATCAGCCACCATTACTCTGCACAATGTGGAGAAGGCAGATCTCGGGATGTATTTCTGTGAAGTCAGACTTCTGTTTAGCCAAGAAATATCTGGACATGGAAATGGGACATTCCTCAATGTGACAG aTGCAAAATCTGCACCAGAAGCTTACAAATCCTTCCATATATACATTGCCAGATTTGTTGGTGGGGTCCTCTATTTGGCAGTGTTGTCAGCAGTTGTATGTTACGTGTACTTCAAGCATG GCTCCTCCTCTATCCAGGACGG CAATCCAATCGCCTACAGCGACTTCATGACTCCAA GACCCCCGGATGCAGCTCACAGCAACCCCCTGACACCACAGGAACAAACC tag